A genome region from Methylobacterium sp. FF17 includes the following:
- a CDS encoding DUF3616 domain-containing protein, whose amino-acid sequence MIRLPLLAALGGALSAASPGWAEAPGPGPTPYALARDFDGETEDGAIRPAYDISGAACRPAGPDGTRTCIAVNDENSGAQVFRLAGTTVSPGPTAFDQGRAPSPETRGTAPRAWSCSGGKGGFNQLDGEAVAYAEPYFYVTGSHGCTRGKRKYKRSSMILTRLRLDAAGTASEIVSTYRLTDALNAAAPVRDVVLRDLEFDRNDPPPAGTPQPNGLNVEGLAVVGARLYAGLRAPSRDGIAYLVSVPVEPLFAPGEAPLRAEIEAIPLRVGTDAGIRDLAALEDGRLLVLAGPARNGLSAPYTLSIAELPSGRLTPVGTLEPVRGQDEDGKTVSGKPEAIVRLGPGRVLVLFDSLRNGAPHEYALPIP is encoded by the coding sequence ATGATCCGTCTTCCCCTGCTCGCCGCCCTCGGAGGCGCCCTCTCGGCCGCGAGCCCGGGATGGGCCGAGGCCCCGGGGCCCGGCCCGACCCCCTACGCCCTGGCCCGGGATTTCGACGGGGAGACCGAGGACGGCGCGATACGCCCGGCCTACGACATCAGCGGCGCGGCCTGCCGGCCGGCCGGGCCGGACGGCACCCGGACCTGCATCGCGGTGAACGACGAGAATTCCGGCGCGCAGGTCTTCCGCCTCGCCGGCACCACGGTCTCGCCCGGCCCCACCGCCTTCGACCAGGGCCGGGCACCCTCGCCCGAGACGCGGGGCACGGCCCCTCGGGCCTGGTCCTGCAGCGGCGGCAAGGGCGGGTTCAACCAACTCGACGGGGAGGCCGTGGCCTATGCCGAACCCTACTTCTACGTCACCGGCTCGCACGGCTGCACGCGCGGCAAGCGCAAGTACAAGCGCTCGTCGATGATCCTGACGCGCCTGCGGCTGGATGCGGCCGGAACGGCCTCGGAGATCGTGAGCACCTACCGGCTGACCGACGCGCTGAACGCGGCCGCGCCGGTGCGGGACGTCGTCCTGCGCGACCTCGAATTCGACCGCAACGACCCGCCCCCCGCCGGCACGCCCCAGCCGAACGGCCTCAACGTCGAGGGCCTCGCGGTGGTGGGCGCGCGGCTCTATGCGGGCCTGCGGGCCCCGAGCCGGGACGGCATCGCCTACCTCGTCTCGGTGCCGGTGGAGCCGCTGTTCGCGCCGGGCGAGGCGCCCCTGCGGGCCGAGATCGAGGCGATCCCCCTGCGGGTCGGGACCGATGCGGGCATCCGCGATCTGGCGGCCCTGGAGGACGGCCGCCTCCTCGTGCTCGCCGGGCCGGCCCGCAACGGGCTCTCCGCCCCCTACACCCTGTCCATCGCCGAACTGCCCTCGGGCCGGCTGACCCCGGTCGGAACCCTGGAGCCGGTGCGCGGCCAGGACGAGGACGGCAAGACGGTCAGCGGCAAGCCCGAGGCCATCGTCCGGCTCGGGCCGGGCCGCGTGCTGGTGCTGTTCGACAGCCTGCGCAACGGCGCGCCGCACGAATACGCGCTGCCGATCCCGTAG
- a CDS encoding MFS transporter produces the protein MTTPPAPVDAPLAHATIRTVTLRLMPLLGLMYLIAYIDRQNISYAKLQMVGDLGLSESVYGLGASLFFLGYFLFEVPSNVILERVGARRWFARIMLTWGVITILLGFTQNTTMFYALRFLLGVAEAGFFPGVLFALTLWFPQSHRARMIGWFMIASALANAVGAAIGGALLDLDGLLGLKGWQWVFVATGLPALALAVVVLRILPDGPEQAPWLSPEGRDWLSRTLAAERAAGGQVEHANPFAALLDRRVWMLASVYIAFPLAAYGLSYWLPTVVRSFEVSNTLNGFINVIPWLITAFALWWVPRRAARSGDQVWHVVVPGLVAALALVLSVVLPGAALKFACLCVAAAGVFSAQPVFWSLPATFLTGASAAAGIAAINAVGNLGGFIAQNAVPFIRDQTGSNLAPMYFLAACLGLGASLMFVVLSALRRDAARRGAVAPGLKVA, from the coding sequence ATGACGACGCCCCCGGCCCCCGTGGATGCGCCGCTCGCGCACGCCACCATCCGCACCGTGACCCTGCGGCTGATGCCGCTCCTCGGGCTGATGTACCTGATCGCCTATATCGACCGGCAGAACATCTCCTACGCCAAGCTGCAGATGGTGGGGGACCTCGGCCTCAGCGAGAGCGTCTACGGCCTCGGGGCGTCGCTGTTCTTCCTCGGCTACTTCCTGTTCGAGGTGCCGAGCAACGTGATCCTGGAGCGGGTCGGGGCCCGGCGCTGGTTCGCCCGGATCATGCTGACCTGGGGTGTCATCACCATCCTGCTCGGCTTCACCCAGAACACGACGATGTTCTACGCCCTGCGCTTCCTCCTCGGGGTGGCGGAGGCCGGCTTCTTCCCCGGCGTGCTGTTCGCGCTGACCCTGTGGTTCCCGCAATCGCACCGGGCCCGGATGATCGGCTGGTTCATGATCGCGAGCGCGCTCGCCAACGCGGTCGGGGCCGCCATCGGCGGGGCGCTCCTCGACCTCGACGGGCTGCTCGGCCTCAAGGGCTGGCAATGGGTGTTCGTGGCCACCGGCCTGCCCGCCCTGGCGCTGGCGGTCGTGGTGCTGCGCATCCTGCCGGACGGGCCCGAGCAGGCGCCCTGGCTCAGCCCGGAGGGGCGCGACTGGCTGAGCCGGACGCTGGCCGCCGAGCGCGCGGCGGGCGGGCAGGTGGAGCACGCCAACCCCTTCGCGGCGCTCCTCGACCGGCGCGTCTGGATGCTGGCCTCCGTCTACATCGCGTTTCCGCTGGCGGCCTACGGGCTGAGCTACTGGCTTCCCACGGTGGTGCGGAGCTTCGAGGTCTCGAACACGCTCAACGGCTTCATCAACGTCATCCCGTGGCTGATCACCGCGTTCGCGCTCTGGTGGGTGCCCCGGCGGGCGGCGCGCTCGGGCGATCAGGTCTGGCACGTGGTGGTGCCGGGCCTCGTCGCGGCGCTCGCCCTGGTGCTCAGCGTGGTGCTGCCCGGGGCGGCGCTGAAATTCGCCTGCCTCTGCGTGGCGGCGGCCGGCGTCTTCTCGGCCCAGCCCGTGTTCTGGTCCCTGCCCGCGACCTTCCTGACGGGCGCGAGCGCGGCCGCCGGCATCGCGGCCATCAACGCGGTGGGCAACCTCGGCGGCTTCATCGCGCAGAACGCCGTGCCGTTCATCCGCGACCAGACCGGCAGCAACCTCGCGCCCATGTACTTCCTGGCCGCCTGCCTCGGGCTCGGCGCGAGCCTGATGTTCGTGGTGCTCTCGGCGCTGCGCCGGGACGCCGCCCGCCGCGGCGCGGTCGCCCCCGGCCTGAAGGTGGCCTGA
- a CDS encoding cobyric acid synthase produces MTRAIMIQGTGSDVGKSLIVAGLCRVFARRGLAVRPFKPQNMSNNAAVTAEGGEIGRAQALQARAAGIAPSVHMNPVLLKPQSETGSQVVVQGRMVGTARARDYQAWKPRLLASVLESFSHLKAEADLVIVEGAGSASEVNLRAGDIANMGFARAANTPVVLLGDIDRGGVIASLVGTKAVIAAEDAAMIRGFLVNRFRGDPSLFADGMATIADATGWPALGLIPHFPDAARLPAEDVLGLVGSGAGAGRRRVVAVPVLPRIANFDDLDPLRAEPDLAVVLVRSGEAIPVADLVLLPGSKTTIDDLDFLVAQGWDIDIRAHVRRGGRVLGLCGGYQMLGRRIDDPHGIEGAPRSVPGLGLLDIETVMTPLKHLAAVTGTSLPDAVPFSGYEMHVGNTTGPDTDRPALRLRDGRRDGAVSADGLVTGTYVHGLFADDRQRGAWLARLGAAPSGLAYEAGIEAVLDRLAEHLEAHVDCERLLALAL; encoded by the coding sequence ATGACCCGCGCCATCATGATCCAGGGCACCGGCTCGGATGTCGGCAAGTCGCTGATCGTCGCCGGGCTCTGCCGGGTCTTCGCCCGGCGCGGCCTCGCGGTGCGGCCGTTCAAGCCGCAGAACATGTCGAACAACGCCGCCGTCACGGCGGAGGGCGGCGAGATCGGGCGGGCGCAGGCGCTGCAGGCGCGAGCGGCCGGAATCGCGCCCTCCGTGCACATGAACCCGGTGCTGCTGAAGCCCCAGAGCGAGACCGGGAGCCAGGTCGTGGTCCAGGGCCGCATGGTCGGCACCGCCAGGGCGCGGGACTACCAGGCCTGGAAGCCGCGCCTCCTCGCCTCGGTGCTGGAGAGCTTTTCGCACCTGAAGGCCGAGGCCGACCTCGTGATCGTGGAGGGCGCGGGCTCGGCCTCCGAGGTCAACCTGCGGGCCGGCGACATCGCCAACATGGGATTCGCCCGCGCCGCGAACACGCCGGTGGTGCTGCTCGGCGACATCGACCGGGGCGGCGTCATCGCCAGCCTCGTCGGCACCAAGGCGGTGATCGCGGCGGAGGACGCCGCGATGATCCGGGGGTTCCTGGTCAACCGCTTCCGGGGCGACCCGAGCCTGTTCGCCGACGGCATGGCCACCATCGCGGACGCCACCGGCTGGCCCGCCCTCGGCCTGATCCCGCACTTTCCCGATGCCGCCCGGCTGCCGGCCGAGGACGTGCTCGGGCTCGTGGGCTCGGGCGCCGGGGCGGGGCGGCGCCGGGTCGTGGCGGTGCCCGTGCTGCCGCGCATCGCCAATTTCGACGACCTCGACCCGCTCCGGGCCGAGCCCGACCTGGCGGTGGTGCTGGTGCGCTCCGGCGAAGCGATCCCGGTGGCCGACCTCGTGCTGCTGCCGGGCTCGAAGACCACCATCGACGACCTCGACTTCCTCGTCGCGCAGGGCTGGGACATCGACATCCGCGCCCATGTCCGCCGGGGCGGGCGGGTGCTCGGGCTCTGCGGCGGCTACCAGATGCTGGGGCGGCGCATCGACGATCCGCACGGCATCGAGGGGGCGCCGCGCTCCGTGCCGGGCCTCGGCCTCCTCGACATCGAGACCGTGATGACGCCGCTCAAGCACCTCGCCGCCGTCACCGGCACCAGCCTGCCCGACGCGGTGCCGTTCTCCGGCTACGAGATGCATGTGGGCAACACCACCGGCCCCGACACGGACCGTCCCGCGCTCCGGCTGCGCGACGGGCGCCGCGACGGCGCGGTCTCGGCGGACGGCCTCGTCACCGGCACCTACGTGCACGGCCTGTTCGCCGACGACCGGCAGCGGGGCGCCTGGCTCGCCCGCCTCGGGGCCGCCCCGAGCGGGCTCGCCTACGAGGCCGGCATCGAGGCGGTGCTGGACCGCCTGGCCGAACACCTCGAAGCGCACGTGGATTGCGAGCGCCTGCTCGCGCTGGCGTTGTAG
- the cobO gene encoding cob(I)yrinic acid a,c-diamide adenosyltransferase, with protein sequence MSDAEADRHREKMEKRKAVQDAEVAGKTIEKGLLIVNTGPGKGKTTAALGLMLRALGHGWRVGVVQFIKGAWDTGEKHALQAFGDRIDWHTLGEGFTWETQDKARDIAAAEHAWAKALDLMADPTIRLVVLDELNIALRYDYLAIDAVVAAFRARRPDLHVIVTGRNAKPALIEAADLVTEMASVKHHFAAGVKAQVGIEF encoded by the coding sequence ATGAGCGATGCCGAGGCCGACCGTCACCGGGAGAAGATGGAGAAGCGCAAGGCCGTGCAGGACGCCGAGGTGGCGGGCAAGACCATCGAGAAGGGCCTCCTCATCGTCAACACCGGCCCCGGCAAGGGCAAGACCACGGCGGCCCTCGGGCTGATGCTGCGGGCGCTCGGCCATGGCTGGCGCGTCGGGGTGGTCCAGTTCATCAAGGGCGCCTGGGACACCGGCGAGAAGCATGCGCTCCAGGCTTTCGGCGACCGGATCGACTGGCATACCCTGGGCGAGGGCTTCACCTGGGAGACCCAGGACAAGGCCCGCGACATCGCCGCCGCCGAGCACGCCTGGGCGAAAGCCCTCGACCTCATGGCCGATCCGACGATCCGCCTCGTGGTGCTGGACGAGCTCAACATCGCCCTGCGCTACGATTACCTCGCCATCGACGCGGTGGTGGCGGCGTTCCGGGCCCGGCGCCCCGACCTCCACGTCATCGTCACCGGCCGCAACGCCAAGCCGGCGCTGATCGAGGCCGCCGACCTCGTCACCGAGATGGCATCGGTGAAGCACCACTTCGCCGCCGGGGTGAAGGCGCAGGTGGGGATCGAGTTCTGA
- the cobU gene encoding bifunctional adenosylcobinamide kinase/adenosylcobinamide-phosphate guanylyltransferase, whose amino-acid sequence MPQLPPRLTLVLGGARSGKSVHAEGLIEACPAPWLYLATAQAWDDEMRARIALHRERRSGDWITRDVPIDLPEAVASASGPVLVDCLTLWLTNLILSEAAVDAATDALIAACAAAPGPVVLVGSEVGLGIVPENALARRFRDAAGRLHQRLAARADRVVFMVAGLPMFVKPQPGATP is encoded by the coding sequence ATGCCGCAACTGCCTCCCCGACTGACCCTGGTGCTCGGCGGCGCGCGCTCGGGCAAGAGCGTCCACGCCGAGGGGCTGATCGAGGCCTGCCCTGCGCCCTGGCTCTATCTCGCCACGGCGCAGGCCTGGGACGACGAGATGCGCGCGCGCATCGCCCTTCACCGGGAGCGCCGCTCCGGCGACTGGATCACCCGGGACGTGCCCATCGACCTGCCGGAGGCCGTCGCCTCCGCGTCCGGCCCGGTGCTGGTCGATTGCCTGACCCTGTGGCTGACCAACCTCATTCTGTCCGAGGCCGCAGTGGACGCCGCCACCGACGCGCTGATCGCGGCCTGTGCGGCGGCCCCCGGCCCGGTGGTGCTGGTGGGCAGCGAGGTCGGCCTCGGCATCGTGCCGGAGAATGCCCTCGCCCGCCGTTTTCGCGATGCCGCCGGGCGTCTGCACCAGCGCCTCGCGGCCCGCGCCGACCGCGTGGTCTTCATGGTGGCGGGCCTGCCGATGTTCGTGAAACCCCAACCCGGAGCCACCCCATGA
- a CDS encoding CbtB domain-containing protein: protein MSTNTLVLTGTRTNERLGAVLVAAFLGLGLVFMAGFAPAMALHNAAHDFRHSQNFPCH from the coding sequence ATGTCGACCAACACCCTCGTCCTCACCGGCACCCGCACCAACGAGCGCCTCGGCGCCGTGCTCGTGGCCGCCTTCCTCGGCCTCGGCCTCGTGTTCATGGCGGGCTTCGCCCCCGCGATGGCGCTGCACAACGCGGCCCACGATTTCCGGCACAGCCAGAACTTCCCCTGCCACTGA
- a CDS encoding CbtA family protein produces MIIRLVSAALVAGFLAAVVATGLQLALTSPLIIAAERFETQASLAPDQTFGAPDQTFGAPELVSPTALIVRVHGGHDHGTRDPAVSGGETAPDWQPGPGLPRMAFTGLSTLVGGVGYALLLGAVLLACNREPSPETGLRFAIGGFLAVALAPALGLAPELPGMEAAPLADRQFWWVMTAAATAMGLYLIAIRRAPIAIAGGLVLLVAPHLAGAPETSHAASNLPAAYAAQFAARSLGIAFVFWAVIGLAYGWAWGLFGRDRPAHG; encoded by the coding sequence ATGATCATCCGGCTCGTGTCGGCGGCCCTGGTCGCCGGCTTCCTCGCGGCCGTCGTCGCGACGGGCCTGCAGCTCGCGCTCACCTCGCCGCTCATCATCGCGGCCGAGCGCTTCGAGACGCAGGCGTCCCTCGCGCCCGACCAGACCTTCGGCGCGCCCGACCAGACCTTCGGTGCGCCCGAACTCGTGTCGCCCACCGCCCTGATCGTGCGCGTCCATGGCGGTCACGATCACGGCACCCGGGACCCCGCGGTCAGCGGCGGCGAGACGGCGCCCGACTGGCAGCCCGGCCCCGGCCTGCCGCGCATGGCCTTCACCGGGCTCTCCACCCTGGTGGGGGGCGTCGGCTACGCGCTGCTGCTCGGTGCCGTCCTGCTCGCGTGCAACCGCGAGCCCAGCCCGGAGACGGGCCTGCGCTTCGCCATCGGGGGCTTTCTCGCGGTCGCGCTGGCGCCCGCCCTCGGCCTCGCGCCGGAGCTTCCCGGCATGGAGGCCGCGCCGCTGGCCGACCGCCAGTTCTGGTGGGTGATGACGGCCGCCGCCACCGCCATGGGGCTCTACCTCATCGCGATCCGCCGGGCGCCGATCGCCATCGCGGGCGGCCTCGTGCTCCTCGTGGCGCCGCACCTCGCCGGCGCGCCGGAGACGAGCCACGCCGCCTCGAACCTGCCGGCGGCCTATGCGGCGCAGTTCGCCGCCCGCTCGCTCGGCATCGCCTTCGTGTTCTGGGCCGTGATCGGGCTGGCCTATGGCTGGGCCTGGGGGCTGTTCGGGCGGGACAGGCCGGCGCATGGCTGA
- a CDS encoding DUF1636 domain-containing protein: MAEPAPEPVTLYVCATCRAAGDTAEPRAGARLLAALQDAVGAGGHAGITVAGVECLSVCKRPCTVAVASQGRWTYVYGDLDAAESARTILEGVGLYASTPDGIVPWKARPQEFRKGVVARIPPFPPLAAPCLPDAAE, encoded by the coding sequence ATGGCTGAGCCTGCACCCGAGCCCGTCACCCTCTACGTCTGCGCCACCTGCCGGGCCGCCGGCGACACCGCGGAGCCGCGTGCCGGCGCCCGCCTGCTCGCCGCCCTCCAGGACGCCGTCGGCGCGGGCGGCCATGCCGGCATCACGGTCGCGGGCGTCGAATGCCTCTCGGTCTGCAAGCGGCCCTGCACCGTGGCGGTCGCCTCGCAAGGCCGCTGGACCTACGTCTACGGCGACCTCGACGCCGCCGAGTCGGCCCGCACCATCCTGGAGGGCGTCGGCCTCTATGCCAGCACGCCGGACGGGATCGTGCCCTGGAAGGCGAGGCCGCAGGAATTCCGCAAGGGCGTCGTCGCCCGCATCCCGCCCTTTCCGCCGCTCGCGGCGCCCTGCCTCCCGGACGCCGCCGAATGA
- the cobW gene encoding cobalamin biosynthesis protein CobW: protein MTLVAKIPCTIVTGFLGAGKTTLVRHLVENANGRRLAIIVNEFGDIGFDGSFLAACGIEGCGDEDIVELANGCICCTVADDFVPALNKLLDRADPPEHILIETSGLALPKPLVQAFQWPAIRSRVTVDGVVAVIDGPAVAAGFFADDPAASAAQRAEDTSVDHDNPLEEVFEDQLLCADLVVMNKADLLDAAGRAKVRAEVTEHLPRAVKMVEAEHGRLDPRVILGLGAAAEDDLDARPSHHGEGEDHDHDDFDSVALPVRATASAEDLAIRVARAAETAGVLRIKGFAEVTGKPMRLVVQGVGARIAHHYDRPWKASEPRDGRLVVIGLKGFDQGAVAAALAG from the coding sequence ATGACCCTCGTCGCGAAGATCCCCTGCACCATCGTCACCGGCTTCCTCGGGGCCGGCAAGACCACGCTGGTGCGCCACCTCGTCGAGAACGCGAACGGCCGGCGCCTCGCCATCATCGTCAACGAGTTCGGCGATATCGGCTTCGACGGCTCGTTCCTGGCCGCCTGCGGCATCGAGGGCTGCGGCGACGAGGACATCGTCGAACTCGCCAACGGCTGCATCTGCTGCACGGTGGCCGACGATTTCGTGCCGGCCCTGAACAAGCTCCTCGACCGGGCCGACCCGCCCGAGCACATCCTCATCGAGACCTCGGGCCTCGCGCTCCCGAAGCCCCTGGTCCAGGCCTTCCAGTGGCCGGCGATTCGCTCGCGGGTGACGGTGGACGGTGTGGTCGCCGTCATCGACGGCCCCGCCGTGGCGGCCGGCTTCTTCGCCGACGACCCGGCCGCCTCGGCTGCCCAGCGCGCGGAGGATACGAGCGTCGACCACGACAACCCGCTGGAGGAGGTCTTCGAGGACCAGCTCCTCTGCGCCGACCTCGTGGTCATGAACAAGGCCGACCTCCTCGACGCGGCCGGCCGCGCCAAGGTCCGGGCCGAGGTGACGGAGCACCTGCCCCGCGCGGTGAAGATGGTGGAGGCCGAGCACGGCCGCCTCGACCCCCGCGTGATCCTCGGGCTCGGCGCGGCGGCCGAGGACGACCTCGACGCCCGCCCCTCCCATCACGGTGAGGGCGAGGACCACGACCACGACGATTTCGACTCGGTGGCGCTCCCCGTGCGCGCCACGGCCAGCGCCGAGGATCTGGCGATCCGCGTGGCGCGGGCCGCCGAGACGGCGGGCGTGCTGCGCATCAAGGGCTTCGCGGAAGTCACGGGCAAGCCCATGCGCCTCGTGGTCCAGGGCGTCGGCGCCCGCATCGCGCATCATTACGACCGCCCCTGGAAGGCCTCCGAGCCCCGCGACGGCCGCCTCGTCGTGATCGGCCTCAAGGGCTTCGACCAGGGGGCGGTCGCCGCCGCCCTGGCGGGATAA